The Emys orbicularis isolate rEmyOrb1 chromosome 21, rEmyOrb1.hap1, whole genome shotgun sequence genome has a segment encoding these proteins:
- the LOC135893197 gene encoding peptidoglycan-recognition protein SC2-like translates to MLLLTRVVLLSALCAAALGCPRIISRSQWGARPPRGRVPLRTPVPFVIIHHTAGNRCYTQASCSRQVRGIQNYHMDTQRWPDIGYNFLIGEDGNVYEGRGWSTVGAHATYWSAKSLGFSFLGNFSKTAPNAAALNAGKSLIQCAVSKGFLSRSYTMTGHRNVNPTSCPGNALYGVISKWPRFKGKP, encoded by the exons ATGCTGCTGCTGACGCGGGTCGTGTTGCTCTCAGCGCTCTGCGCCGCGGCGCTCG GCTGCCCCCGCATCATCTCCCGCTCCCAGTGGGGGGCCCGGCCCCCGAGAGGCAGGGTCCCGCtgaggaccccggtgcccttcgTCATCATCCACCACACGGCAGGGAATCGCTGCTACACACAGGCCTCCTGCAGCCGGCAGGTCAGGGGCATCCAGAACTACCACATGGACACCCAGCGCTGGCCCGACATCGGCTACAA cttcctgatcGGCGAGGACGGCAACGTCTACGAGGGCAGAGGCTGGAGCACCGTGGGGGCCCACGCCACGTACTGGAGCGCTAAGTCACTGGGATTCAGCTTCCTGGGCAACTTCTCCA AAACAGCCCCCAACGCTGCTGCCCTGAACGCCGGcaagagcctgatccaatgcgCCGTCTCCAAGGGCTTCCTGAGCCGCAGCTACACCATGACGGGGCATCGCAACGTGAACCCGACCAGCTGCCCCGGGAACGCCCTCTACGGGGTCATCAGCAAGTGGCCCAGGTTCAAAGGCAAACCCTGA